A stretch of DNA from Natrinema halophilum:
CAGAGTTATGTGATCACTATCAGTATCATTGAAATAAGAAGTTTCACACGTGGAACTGATGCGCTGGTGTCGTTCTATTTTTGCAACATTCTACCAACGGGAGAGAGCTGGCGATTGCGCTGTCACTGATAGCGAAATGTCGTCGATACGATCCCCTTCGACGCATCGGAATCAGCGACCACCGTGGACTCTCTATCTCTCTTCAGGAATCTCCTCGAGTCCGTTTCCCAGATACGGACGGCTCGCTCGGCTCACCGATCGTTGTGTCTGGGAAAACGTCCTGACGGAGTTCCACGCGAGCGGTAGCGAGCGTGGAGCACGTCAGGTCGTGATCGAAGTGAACGTCCTGACGGAGATTTGAACACGCCAAGATGTTCCGGGCGTGCTGCCTCGCTTCGGTCGGCCGTTCCGGGCTGCAACTCGTCTGTTCAAATCTCCAGGGAGTTTCGCCGACACCAGCCGCTCGCTCCGCTCGCGGTTTGGTGTCAGCAGAAACGTCCTGACGGAGTTCCACGCGAGCGGTAGCGAGCGTGGAGCACGTCAGGTCGTGATCGAAGTGAACGTCCTGACGGAGATTTGAACTCCGGTCCCTGGCTCCGCAAGCCAAGAGGATAGTCCACTACCCTATCAGGACTCAACTCATCGTAGCCGCGTGGACATTAAAGCCCTTTCGAAAGGGCCCGGCTGCCGCCCGTCGATTTCTGTAGCCGTCGACACTGTCGTAGTCGTTGAACGTCATTGCACACCTCGCTCGCGAATTTGCGGACAGCAAGTATTCGCTGACCGCAGCAGTGCGAGCGGTGGGTGAGTCGTTTCAACGACTACTATCGGAGGATTCGGGCCCGGTATCGACTCGACCTTGGGCGTACCCGTCCACGGAACTGGTAGCCGTGAGTGCTCTGTGGTTGCTCTCGGGCCGATCCACCGCGGCGCCCACGCTGACATTTATATACGAAGGAGTGGCCAGCAGCGGGTATGAATTACCGCTCGAGGCCCCTCGGCGCGCTGTTTCGGCGTACTGATCCTGCGAGGCCGGTGACGATCGATCCGACCGATCCGATCGGTCCGTGCGACGGACGTCGAACGACGTCGAGGCGGCGAATGGATAACGCTTATGCGGGGGCTACCCATGCACGAGCATAGAATGAGCGACATCGAGGGCGTATACGAGGACCTCGAGGCCGACGTCTCCCTCGAGGAGTTTCGCGAGGCCGTCGAGGCGAAAGTCGAGCAAATGGGGGGACTCGCGGACGAGGAGACGGCGGCAATGCTCGTCGCTCACGAGATCGGCGAGAGCGAGGTCGGTGGCATCGCCGACATCGAGCCCGGAATGGAGGAAGCCAAGTTCGTCGCCAAAGTAACGTCGATCGGTGAGGTGCGTACGTTCGAGCGCGACAGCGAAGACGAGGACGGCCAGGTCGTCAACGTCGAGGTCGCGGACGAAACAGGTTCTGTGCGGGCGGCATTCTGGGACGATCACGCCGAAGCGGCTATCGAGGAACTCGAGGAAGGACAGGTTTTGCGCATCAAAGGCCGACCGAAGGAAGGGTTCAGCGGTGTCGAAGTGAGCGTCGACGACGTGGAACCCGACGACGAGACGGAGATCGACGTTACGATTTCCGATACGCATACCGTCGAGGAGCTCTCGCTCGGTCTCTCGAACGTCAATCTCGTCGGAGTGCTTTTGGACACTGATAGCGTCCGGACCTTCGACCGAGACGACGGTTCCGAGGGGAAGGTTTCGAACCTCGTTCTCGGCGATCCGACCGGCCGCATCCGCGTTACACTCTGGGACGAGCGAGCCGATCAAGCAACGAAATTGGAAGTTGGAACTACAGTCGAGGTGATCGACGGGTACGTGAAAGAACGTGACGGAACCCTCGAACTTCACGTGGGCAACCGCGGCGCCGTCGAGGAAGTCGACGAGGAGGTCGAGTACGTCCCGGAAAGCACGTCAATCGAGGATCTCGAGATCGACCAGACGGTCGACATCGCGGGAGTCGTCCGTTCGGCCGACCCGAAGCGAACGTTCGACCGTGACGACGGCTCCGAAGGACAGGTCCGAAATATTCGCGTTCAGGACGCGACTGACGACATTCGCGTCGCACTCTGGGGCGAGAAAGCCGACATCGATCTTGGACCGGGCGACGAAGTCGCCCTCGGCGACGTCGAGATCCAGGACGGCTGGCAAGATGACCTCGAGGCCTCCGCCGGCTGGCAATCGACGATTACGGTCCTTGAATCCGATTCCAGTAGTACGAACGCTGGTGAGAGTGGCAGCGACTCGAGCGACGAGAACGCCGGGTTATCGGCGTTCGCTGGTGATACCGGAGCCGGCGAGGACACGGATGACGTCGGTGAGGACGAGAAAGACGGGGACTCGGTCAGCGCCGACGACAGTACGGATGACCCGGCAGACGGCGAAACGTTCGAATTCACCGGGGTAGTGGTACAGGCCGGCGATCCGATCGTGCTCGACGACGGCGAGAAAACCATGAGCGTCGCGACCGACGCCGACGTCGGTCTCGGTGAGGAAGTAACTGCACGAGGAGTCGTCCGCGACGGCCGCCTCGAAGCAAACGACGTGTTCTGATACCGCGAGCAACCTCGTCGCCCGCCTAGGAAAAGCGTTAAGGGAGTCAGCTTCGCCTATCATGATATGAACGTCGAACTCCCGTTCGCCCCGGTTGATACGATCATCCGGCGAAACGCGGGCGATCTTCGTGTGAGTGCCGACGCGTCGAAGGAACTCGCAACGCGGATTCAGAAACACGGGAGCGAACTCGCAATCGATGCGGCCGAGGAAGCAACAGCAGACGGCCGCAAAACGTTGATGGCGGAAGACTTCGGTGTCGAGACGGTCGTCGACAAAGACGACCTCGAGTTGCCGGTCGCACCGGTCGACCGGATCGCCAGAC
This window harbors:
- a CDS encoding single-stranded DNA binding protein; its protein translation is MSDIEGVYEDLEADVSLEEFREAVEAKVEQMGGLADEETAAMLVAHEIGESEVGGIADIEPGMEEAKFVAKVTSIGEVRTFERDSEDEDGQVVNVEVADETGSVRAAFWDDHAEAAIEELEEGQVLRIKGRPKEGFSGVEVSVDDVEPDDETEIDVTISDTHTVEELSLGLSNVNLVGVLLDTDSVRTFDRDDGSEGKVSNLVLGDPTGRIRVTLWDERADQATKLEVGTTVEVIDGYVKERDGTLELHVGNRGAVEEVDEEVEYVPESTSIEDLEIDQTVDIAGVVRSADPKRTFDRDDGSEGQVRNIRVQDATDDIRVALWGEKADIDLGPGDEVALGDVEIQDGWQDDLEASAGWQSTITVLESDSSSTNAGESGSDSSDENAGLSAFAGDTGAGEDTDDVGEDEKDGDSVSADDSTDDPADGETFEFTGVVVQAGDPIVLDDGEKTMSVATDADVGLGEEVTARGVVRDGRLEANDVF
- a CDS encoding histone family protein, coding for MNVELPFAPVDTIIRRNAGDLRVSADASKELATRIQKHGSELAIDAAEEATADGRKTLMAEDFGVETVVDKDDLELPVAPVDRIARLEIDNRYRVAMDARIALADILEDYADNVARAATILAHHADRRTITDDDIETYFSLFE